A window of Cryptomeria japonica chromosome 3, Sugi_1.0, whole genome shotgun sequence contains these coding sequences:
- the LOC131029198 gene encoding uncharacterized protein LOC131029198 isoform X3, producing the protein MLESQSFPPSTSVEDPSRGSNRGHDPIQKFEDTDMGLELLSKPESNSVSIPINNEDSITESTEDGSYITTKSDTFSLLNENNIMTESLSTEDAKFVSKKDSEIDGFDRTTIGREAFFIDQSLEMHSTEAKNEQDMEFETTDRDVNLVEENGEQANEAEDIDSNANTWPEKSEEESLSLQVNTDLVSAIVIDKDQGNSDLGEKNSLLGQSVTVSATEQEKQSNTAEEELVLVSGQDRPQTPPVSGAAYDQMITRQELLSSGPNAIIEQSMLEQEQSCLPLLPSGEKDSLEASDQNEKQQTHIETVKLSFATNETDIVPGREVIEPVELPLATDEKSHTNEESPVMEKTDDATTEANDTVAGIGIQQYADIVESSFISNETNNMYKESSENVMLPSQIDETEGVSNECFKAVEQLFAVDVTESLVMQTDASSFETKSNVFDAEKIHADTDASCVLSSMLESESSFSFTYVEDSSRGRNGGHDPIQKLEDSDMGLELYSTAESNSVSIPTDNEDFNAESTEDGSFMTTKSDTFSLLHENNILTESQSTEDAKFVSRKDEEIDDFDRTTIGGEAHFIDQSLEMHNAESKNEKDTEREVTDRDVNLVEENGEDASEAEDIDSNTNTWLENSEEESSSLQVNTCLVSAIVIDKDQGNSNLGEENSPSVTVSATEHEKQQSNTAEEEPVLVSGEDRTQTPPENGAAYDHMITRQELPSDGPNAICEQSMLEQEQPCLPLLPLGEKDSLEGSDQNEKQQKHMETVELSFANNETESVPPREGSEPVELLLVTDEKLQTNDCDQLEESSVIEKTDDAMREATGAAAGNGIQQYLETIESSVIINETNDMCKEGSENVMLPPQIDETEGVSNECFKAVEQLSAIDETKGGLVAEAPSDEQQPNEMIEERSGIEKLPEAVRDYQGQIKSIFLNGSEELPKSISLDESNANDGPTINLHGDSTVQGGAQINGGGAKAGEPDFVDKVAAYPNDDEQQPNEMIEERSAIEKLPEAVRDYQGQIESIFLNGSEELPKSISLDESNVNDAPTISLHGGSSPTVQGCAQISGGGVKIGEPDFVDEAAAYTNDDDESSVMKNEVLAKTMSQASDQGFETLRMDRGLTENILIPEQWNEEKLQLQISEVMAKTASEMLSSSNFSEPLGATAEEQFTSSTTEIPKNSSPTSSFGTFLTHRGQESQDLQTFEVDNKASTLVREKVLNIRAEKRASIWDCCGVWNWLHAHED; encoded by the exons ATGCTTGAATCTCAAAGTTTCCCCCCTTCTACATCTGTTGAAGATCCTAGTCGTGGATCAAACAGAGGACATGATCCTATACAAAAATTTGAAGACACTGACATGGGTTTAGAACTTCTTAGCAAACCTGAATCCAATAGTGTGTCCATACCCATAAATAATGAAGATTCTATTACAGAATCCACAGAAGATGGTTCTTACATTACAACAAAAAGTGATACCTTCTCTTTGCTTAATGAAAATAATATTATGACAGAGTCTCTGTCTACAGAGGATGCAAAATTTGTATCAAAAAAGGATTCGGAAATTGATGGTTTTGATAGGACAACAATTGGTAGAGAAGCATTTTTTATTGATCAGAGTCTGGAAATGCACAGTACTGAAGCTAAAAATGAACAGGACATGGAGTTTGAAACTACAGACAGGGATGTGAATCTGGTTGAAGAGAATGGGGAACAAGCTAACGAAGCAGAAGACATTGATTCAAATGCTAATACATGGCCGGAGAAGAGCGAGGAAGAGTCTTTAAGCTTGCAAGTAAATACCGATTTAGTTTCTGCAATTGTTATAGACAAGGATCAAGGGAATTCAGATCTTGGCGAAAAAAATAGTCTTCTTGGTCAGTCAGTTACTGTTTCTGCAACTGAGCAGGAGAAACAAAGCAACACTGCTGAAGAGGAACTTGTGCTTGTTTCAGGCCAAGATCGTCCTCAAACTCCTCCTGTAAGTGGAGCTGCCTATGACCAAATGATTACCAGGCAAGAATTGCTTTCCAGTGGCCCAAATGCTATTATTGAACAATCAATGTTGGAGCAGGAACAGTCATGTCTTCCTTTGCTGCCATCGGGAGAAAAGGATAGTCTGGAAGCGAGTGATCAGAATGAAAAGCAACAAACACATATTGAGACAGTTAAGTTGTCATTTGCTACTAACGAAACAGATATAGTTCCTGGCAGAGAAGTTATTGAACCAGTAGAGTTGCCTTTGGCCACTGATGAAAAGTCACATACTAATGAGGAATCACCTGTCATGGAGAAAACAGATGACGCTACGACGGAGGCTAATGATACTGTTGCAGGGATCGGTATACAACAATACGCTGATATAGTTGAGTCATCTTTTATTAGTAATGAAACAAACAATATGTATAAAGAAAGCTCTGAGAATGTTATGTTGCCTTCTCAAATTGATGAAACGGAAGGGGTCTCTAATGAATGTTTCAAAGCAGTTGAGCAGCTCTTTGCTGTTGATGTAACTGAAAGCTTGGTGATGCAAACAGATGCTTCAAGTTTTGAGACAAAATCCAATGTGTTTGATGCAGAAAAGATCCATGCAGACACCGATGCTAGTTGTGTACTCTCTTCTATGCTCGAATCTGAAAGTTCGTTTTCTTTTACATATGTTGAAGATTCTAGTCGTGGACGAAACGGAGGACATGATCCTATACAGAAACTTGAAGACAGTGATATGGGTTTAGAACTTTATAGCACCGCTGAATCCAATAGTGTGTCCATCCCCACGGATAATGAAGATTTTAATGCAGAATCCACAGAAGATGGTTCTTTCATGACGACAAAAAGTGATACCTTTTCTTTGCTTCATGAAAATAATATTTTGACCGAGTCTCAGTCTACAGAGGATGCAAAATTTGTATCAAGAAAGGAtgaggaaattgatgattttgacAGGACAACAATCGGCGGAGAAGCACATTTCATTGATCAGAGTTTGGAAATGCACAATGCTGAATCTAAAAATGAAAAGGACACGGAGCGTGAAGTTACAGATCGGGATGTGAATCTGGTTGAAGAGAATGGGGAAGATGCTAGCGAAGCAGAAGACATTGATTCAAATACCAATACATGGCTGGAGAATTCCGAGGAAGAGTCTTCAAGCTTGCAAGTAAATACTTGTTTGGTTTCTGCAATTGTTATAGACAAGGATCAAGGGAATTCAAATCTTGGCGAAGAAAATAGTCCTTCAGTGACTGTTTCTGCAACTGAGCATGAGAAGCAACAAAGTAACACTGCGGAAGAGGAACCGGTGCTTGTTTCAGGCGAAGATCGTACTCAAACTCCTCCTGAAAATGGAGCTGCCTATGACCATATGATTACCAGGCAAGAATTGCCTTCCGATGGCCCAAATGCTATTTGTGAACAATCAATGTTGGAGCAGGAACAGCCATGTCTTCCTTTACTGCCATTGGGAGAAAAGGACAGTCTGGAAGGGAGCGATCagaatgaaaaacaacaaaaacatatggAGACAGTTGAGTTGTCATTTGCTAATAACGAAACAGAATCAGTACCTCCAAGAGAAGGTAGTGAACCAGTTGAGTTGCTTTTGGTCACTGATGAAAAGTTACAGACTAATGATTGTGATCAACTTGAGGAATCATCTGTCATTGAGAAAACAGATGACGCTATGAGGGAGGCTACTGGTGCTGCTGCAGGGAATGGTATACAACAATACCTTGAGACAATTGAATCATCTGTAATTATTAATGAAACGAACGATATGTGTAAAGAAGGCTCTGAGAATGTTATGTTGCCTCCTCAGATTGATGAAACGGAAGGGGTTTCTAATGAATGTTTCAAAGCAGTTGAGCAGCTCTCTGCTATTGATGAAACAAAAGGTGGTCTTGTAGCTGAGGCACCGAGTGACGAGCAACAACCAAATGAGATGATAGAGGAGAGATCAGGCATTGAGAAATTGCCAGAAGCTGTAAGAGATTATCAAGGTCAAATTAAGAGTATTTTTCTCAATGGTTCTGAGGAATTGCCAAAATCTATTTCTTTGGACGAGAGCAATGCAAATGATGGCCCaacaattaatttgcatggagatTCTACAGTTCAAGGAGGCGCACAGATCAATGGAGGTGGTGCAAAGGCTGGGGAACCTGATTTTGTAGATAAGGTTGCAGCATACCCAAATGATGATGAGCAACAACCAAATGAGATGATAGAGGAGAGATCAGCCATTGAGAAATTGCCAGAAGCTGTAAGAGATTATCAAGGTCAAATTGAGAGTATTTTTCTCAATGGTTCTGAGGAATTGCCAAAATCCATTTCTTTGGACGAGAGCAATGTAAATGATGCTCCAACAATCAGTTTGCATGGAGGTTCATCTCCTACAGTTCAAGGATGCGCACAGATCAGTGGAGGTGGTGTAAAGATTGGGGAACCTGATTTTGTAGATGAGGCTGCAGCATACACAAATGATGATGACGAGAGCTCTGTAATGAAAAATGAAGTACTGGCAAAAACAATGTCACAGGCTTCTGATCAG GGCTTCGAAACCTTAAGAATGGACAGAGGTCTTACTGAAAACATATTGATTCCTGAGCAATGGAATGAAGAAAAGTTACAGTTACAGATAAGCGAGGTAATGGCAAAAACTGCTTCCGAGATGCTCTCCAGTAGCAATTTCTCGGAGCCTCTTGGAGCAACAGCTGAAGAACAATTTACCAGTTCCACCACTGAAATTCCTAAGAATTCCTCTCCGACATCAAGCTTTGGAACATTTCTTACCCATAGAGGTCAAGAGTCCCAAGATCTACAAACCTTTGAAGTAGATAACAAAGCCTCTACATTAGTAAGGGAAAag GTTCTCAATATACGTGCAGAGAAAAGGGCTTCAATTTGGGATTGCTGCGGTGTTTGGAATTGGTTGCATGCTCATGAAGATTAG